Genomic DNA from Phyllopteryx taeniolatus isolate TA_2022b chromosome 10, UOR_Ptae_1.2, whole genome shotgun sequence:
aatcaaaattgtgttctggtgttataccattgagatatttgcaagcattttttttttcttttgtgaccaatccccctttgaaaagaaatgtaatagttgaaaaaaaaaaacgttttttttataggcttctgatttcaaaattggttattcatcaatgtgttgtgtatactgtatgtaattagaatctatgtggtaatctttcattgatatgggttcacagtcgagcctgtgacaaaaatgagtttgacgcccCTGCTTTAATGCGTTGCAGGGAAGTGACACGATGGAATGTCCAATTTGGAAAAACACATCTATCCACTTGGAAATCATCTTTTGCACATTTCAATTTGTCTCTGGTTTCCATTTCGGCGGAAATCACACAAGATGCCCCACGAGCAGGTTTCCTCTGTCATTGTCCTCGATCCTCCTGACGCTTCTTCAGAGCCAGTATGGCTTTTCGGTAAAGATCTGTCAGGAGACGAGGtcttgattacaaaaaaaaaaaaatgcaacatgttTAGGGTGAAAGTGGGTACAGTGATCCTCACCAAATGTGGCCGAGAGGTCGACGGCTTGAGACGACGCTCCAGGCGTTCCTTCCGTGTTGATCTTGTTCCTCCTTTTAACTTTCGCacctttcttctttttcctcttttgcccCTTGGCTGCACAGACAAATAATATTGTAGTACTGTAATCCCGCGCACACCCACAGTTACTtgcttaaaagaaaaagaaaaaaaaaaaaatcacagaagttgcgTCTTGTGTGTGCACTTTccgaaatgctctaaaatgccacaagatggcaccaaagcctgGAGTGGGCATAGTACTTTGGgctcaaggaagtatgttgaagtgatacatctccaCTTAGGGGCAATCTTTGTATGTAGGGGAGAAGCTAAGTTTAACCTGGGTTGTCATCAGAAAAACTCAGGAGGGTCTTTGCCACACTTTATTTTTCAGGGTTATGTTGGAAGATGAGtttaaaattttgggggggagagcatagtttgtggtatatttctGGTTTACACCAGGGATGTTCAAACTGAGGGCCACATACATAAAAATCGAACTGATTGTGTTTATGAAACGTGCAACAACAATTCAACATGCTGTAAATCAACAAATGGTAAGcagttaaacatttaaaaaaaataaaaaattaataacatacaatataaaaaagatgTGATATCAGAAATATCGTTTGCAAATTGCATGACAACTTGTCACATTGCACTCAAAACCCTTGTTAATTAAAAACCATTTCAGAAAATTGTGACAAATTGTCATCAAACcttttaatgtatatattaaAAAGTGGGTCATcttgtaacattcaatttaaaatgttttaatgtgaatTGAATTAAACAAAATGACCGATTAAAACATTCATGAAAAATTGCGTGATGAATTTTCATAAACAATCACGAAGTGTGAAATCTTGTAACATTccgttattttttatttgtttttattgaataaaaAGCTTAGCTTTTGATGTGTTGAATTGTACTATTAGAATACGCGGCGTGCCGCAAATTGCGACTGGACCGCGcaggcaggtgtacctaatgttccGACCTGCCCTTACCTCTGAGGGGCTTGTGGTCATCGGGggcctcgtcgtcgtcgtcggccTTGCCCTTCCGTCGCGGTCTCGCCTTACCGGGCGGGCCGAGCGCGCTGCCGGTTTTGCGCGGCCGGCCGGCGTTGTCGCGCTCGCCTCGgccggcctcctcctcctcctcctcctcctcctcctcctcctcccgctcGTTTGCCGTTTCGTCCTCTTGCTCGTCGACGTCGGCTTTGATGAGCCTTTTCTTCCTCCTGGTGGATTTCTTCAGTGTCTTTTTCTCCTGACAATGACAGTTCATCCCGCTAAATATTAGGGCCAAATTGTCGTGGTCTGGCGCAAACCTATTCACCTTCTGCAGTATGTCCCGGATGGGCTGCAACTTTCCTTCCCCTTTGCGCACGTTTTCCTTGTCCTTTGGCCTGTGAACCTGACGGAGGTCTGACTTGCTGCTGAATAACCAAAAAAGTCACATTAAGGATTCGGGTAATGTCGGTAAAGTCGTGGGCGCAGAAGCCCCAAAGACAGAAAAATATGTACACGTTGTTAAAGTTTATGCAGAATAAGTCACTGTGTTGtcacaaaacatgaacaaaacatAACAGAAAATGAGTTCGGAGTtaacaaaaatcatcaaaatcaaattaacaGCTGCAATTGCCAGCTACTTGGTGGGTGGAAGCATCAATGAATGCCGTCTGTTTTTCAAGgctgtcttttttgttgttgattgaaATTACTGCAAGACTGTGAATTCTTCCACTTCTAGATACATTGAAACACATTGAAATAATAACACAACACCGTTTGCTCCCAAATACATTTAAAGTCGCAGAGACTATATTTTGGCTGCCTGTGTGACGGAAATGGTCGGAGAAAAATATGAATCAAATACTTCTAAATTAAATAAAGTAACATTAAAGTAGCCTTGAAAATGTCTGTGACGGGTTCATTTGGCTTGTATTTATCCCGAGGCTCTCCAGTTTTCCCGAAAAATAGGCCTAACGACGCCACAGATAACCTTACTGTTTAACCTGTTTACCTCTCTGCCTCGTTTTGTTGATTTTTCGTGGTGCGCTCAATAAAATGCGCGGGTATCCGTACTGTAGCGCCGCAAACTCACCGTTGACTCTTGTTTCTTCTTCTCGGCTTCTCCGATTTGCCGTTCCGCTCTCTGGGCTCCGGAGGCCTCTTGCCGTCCTGCGCCACGCGGGCGCACAGCCGCGGGTAATCCAGACAGACGGCTCGCAGCAGCCAGCGGAGGCCTCGGAACGCCTTCCGGTCCGACCAGCGCCGTAGGTCCATTAAGGCCGAACAAGGCTCCTTGCGAGGAGAGGGGACGGTGGTCGGTAGAATGTTCCACAGTCTGATATGAAATGCGCTGGGACTCACAATATGGCACAGAGAGCGACTCTGGTTGACCAACTTCTCCAATGAGAGCATCTCGATCAGCTCACTTCCCAGCAGGGCGttcattttgtcttgtttgttaGCCAAGCTGTAAAGACgaaaacacagacacacttaGGTTTCTGTTTTCATAGACGGCGTATATGCGGAGCGCAAATGCCGGCGGTCTCCTGATTTGGCTTGCCGCACGTGTTTGCTCATTTGCGGCGCAGCGGGGGTCTTTCCTTGGACGCGAGGCTGGCGgaatgacaatttggtggcaaaaATGAGTCTGTCTAAACTTACGCTGACTGAGAGCACATCTCAATCTCGGCGCAACGGGTCTAaagcgattttggtgaatttgatccgCGCGCAGCCAGACAGAATGAGCTGCAGCgctttaatgctctttttagggattccagtcagaagaccattacaatagtcaagtctacttgtgataaaagcatggatgagcttctcctggtctgcttgacgcatggaagccttcactctggaagGCAGTTTTATAGTTGATTTGAAATGAccgttgaaagtcaggtcggaatctatcagaacaccgaGGTTTCGGACTTTCTTCTCTTTATCCTGGCAAAATaagtctttgttcttgtaaagaattaaacttgttttttcttgattgttttttttatttttttttttaattctttttaattccaATGGCATTTAGGGCTAAAGAtgttagttatgtttaattggtgtttaAGATTAGCCGGGGTCCTtgtaaagaaaaagaacaaaaactgaATATTGCTGCATGTATAGACGCACGCCACTAGGGCGTAGTGTGGACAAAGGAAGAAATTGAACATAATTACACCAGGATGGGTTTTCCTGCCACTCTGGGCTGCTTGAGCAGGTCAGCCAGGACCTCCTTGACCTCCTTGATCCTCGGCCGGTCGCCGGAGTCCACCACGAAGATGAAACCGTGCGCTTCGCCGTAAAACTCCCCCCAGGCC
This window encodes:
- the arl13a gene encoding ADP-ribosylation factor-like protein 13A isoform X3 is translated as MFNLMSNCCSWFSKIQEPIRRVTILVVGLDKAGKTSSIRGMLRVPHAAEGGPTHGCARSELRVENYLVTLLDVGGSSESQGAWGEFYGEAHGFIFVVDSGDRPRIKEVKEVLADLLKQPRVAGKPILVLANKQDKMNALLGSELIEMLSLEKLVNQSRSLCHIEPCSALMDLRRWSDRKAFRGLRWLLRAVCLDYPRLCARVAQDGKRPPEPRERNGKSEKPRRRNKSQRSKSDLRQVHRPKDKENVRKGEGKLQPIRDILQKEKKTLKKSTRRKKRLIKADVDEQEDETANEREEEEEEEEEEEEAGRGERDNAGRPRKTGSALGPPGKARPRRKGKADDDDEAPDDHKPLRAKGQKRKKKKGAKVKRRNKINTEGTPGASSQAVDLSATFDLYRKAILALKKRQEDRGQ
- the arl13a gene encoding ADP-ribosylation factor-like protein 13A isoform X2, producing MDIDPLLYRPQRKWWPACTPCSLQDDMFNLMSNCCSWFSKIQEPIRRVTILVVGLDKAGKTSSIRGMLRVPHAAEGGPTHGCARSELRVENYLVTLLDVGGSSESQGAWGEFYGEAHGFIFVVDSGDRPRIKEVKEVLADLLKQPRVAGKPILVLANKQDKMNALLGSELIEMLSLEKLVNQSRSLCHIEPCSALMDLRRWSDRKAFRGLRWLLRAVCLDYPRLCARVAQDGKRPPEPRERNGKSEKPRRRNKSQRKSDLRQVHRPKDKENVRKGEGKLQPIRDILQKEKKTLKKSTRRKKRLIKADVDEQEDETANEREEEEEEEEEEEEAGRGERDNAGRPRKTGSALGPPGKARPRRKGKADDDDEAPDDHKPLRAKGQKRKKKKGAKVKRRNKINTEGTPGASSQAVDLSATFDLYRKAILALKKRQEDRGQ
- the arl13a gene encoding ADP-ribosylation factor-like protein 13A isoform X1 translates to MDIDPLLYRPQRKWWPACTPCSLQDDMFNLMSNCCSWFSKIQEPIRRVTILVVGLDKAGKTSSIRGMLRVPHAAEGGPTHGCARSELRVENYLVTLLDVGGSSESQGAWGEFYGEAHGFIFVVDSGDRPRIKEVKEVLADLLKQPRVAGKPILVLANKQDKMNALLGSELIEMLSLEKLVNQSRSLCHIEPCSALMDLRRWSDRKAFRGLRWLLRAVCLDYPRLCARVAQDGKRPPEPRERNGKSEKPRRRNKSQRSKSDLRQVHRPKDKENVRKGEGKLQPIRDILQKEKKTLKKSTRRKKRLIKADVDEQEDETANEREEEEEEEEEEEEAGRGERDNAGRPRKTGSALGPPGKARPRRKGKADDDDEAPDDHKPLRAKGQKRKKKKGAKVKRRNKINTEGTPGASSQAVDLSATFDLYRKAILALKKRQEDRGQ